A single genomic interval of Armigeres subalbatus isolate Guangzhou_Male chromosome 1, GZ_Asu_2, whole genome shotgun sequence harbors:
- the LOC134204556 gene encoding ataxin-10: MEYISEKVSENDYESALKALNQLDISKYDYDQFKSQSSKILDTFWVCHMDGDYQNKIAVKCLNLLKRSCALGESFQNEIISKEPFLGNLTKILNDDNIPENIRLNCLQLLANLCVQNKRNQEQILKEFKNYLLKSIEANNSFTNAATMIVYNAFIYKADIGLDAQELLAVLLANVETNRQAQQEAPEFVGIFLEYLMCDSNEVVDGYERIECSKRILFVRYLNEYIRQEKSGRSIRSLQQDLFKHLLVDFKKKSDCVLKTVDSYLDGEKTGEVFALLMFLADASCVEPYGSFLRQDGALFLNMGSLLRQLQTIGKSENHNIFTPVQKIEEILKVKQGTSELNIEEDISFSLKSSLVKALANLSYKNKKNQNLARDMQIFPAILECTNLDARNPLIKEWSILAIRNLCDDNLENQQFVASLTKIGDTENSLQLDYSGAAGTIRIKDSSTSSRGQ, translated from the exons ATGGAATATATCAGCGAAAAAGTGTctgaaaatgattatgaatctGCTCTCAAAGCCTTAAACCAGCTTGACATCAG CAAATATGACTACGACCAGTTCAAAAGTCAATCAAGTAAAATTTTGGATACCTTCTGGGTCTGCCACATGGACGGTGATTACCAGAATAAGATTGCCGTAAAATGTCTCAATTTGTTGAAACGATCGTGTGCCTTGGGTGAATCCTTTCAAAACGAAATAATCTCCAAAGAGCCCTTCCTGGGCAACCTAACGAAAATTTTGAATGATGACAATATTCCGGAAAACATTAGGCTGAACTGCTTACAACTGCTGGCGAATCTTTGTGTTCAGAATAAACGGAACCAGGAGCAAATACTGAAGGAGTTCAAAAATTATCTATTGAAGAGTATCGAGGCTAACAATAGTTTTACAAACGCTGCCACGATGATCGTCTACAACGCATTTATCTACAAAGCCGACATTGGGCTGGACGCCCAAGAACTGCTGGCGGTTTTATTGGCGAATGTGGAAACCAATCGGCAGGCCCAGCAAGAGGCACCCGAGTTTGTGGGAATCTTTCTCGAGTACCTGATGTGCGACAGCAACGAGGTCGTCGACGGATACGAACGAATCGAATGCTCGAAGCGCATCCTGTTTGTACGCTACCTGAATGAGTACATCCGTCAGGAGAAAAGTGGACGGTCGATCAGGTCGCTCCAACAGGATTTGTTCAAGCATCTGTTGGTTGATTTTAAGAAGAAGTCTGACTGTGTGCTCAAGACGGTAGATAGCTACTTGGATGGGGAGAAAACGGGCGAGGTTTTTGCGCTGCTGATGTTTCTGGCGGACGCTAGTTGCGTTGAGCCGTACGGGTCGTTCTTGCGACAAGATGGAGCGCTGTTTCTCAACATGGGAA GTCTTCTTCGTCAGTTACAAACCATTGGCAAAAGtgaaaatcacaacatatttacCCCAGTTCAGAAgatcgaagaaattctcaaggtGAAACAAGGCACCAGTGAGTTGAACATAGAGGAAGACATTTCCTTCTCACTGAAATCATCCCTGGTTAAAGCCCTGGCCAATTTGTCGTACAAGAACAAGAAGAATCAAAACCTAGCTCGCGATATGCAAATATTCCCCGCAATACTGGAGTGCACTAATCTCGACGCAAGGAACCCAC TCATAAAGGAGTGGAGCATCTTAGCTATCAGAAATCTGTGTGACGACAACCTGGAGAACCAACAGTTTGTGGCATCTTTGACGAAAATTGGAGACACCGAAAATTCCCTACAACTGGATTACAGCGGTGCGGCAGGGACCATTCGGATTAAGGACAGTAGCACGTCCTCACGTGGGCAATGA
- the LOC134204566 gene encoding putative GPI-anchor transamidase isoform X2: MCGAQICGRTGNVKNGRRCIRIKGNNRNNTKITPPSICWWAKKKYEFKMQTKDYYTKIVVFLAVFIILLKNNRCTANEIELPKQFVASSSHTNNWAVLVDTSRFWFNYRHIANVLSVYRSVKRLGIPDSQILLMIADDMACNPRNPRPATVFNNANQHINVYGADVEVDYRGYEVTVENFVRLLTGRNENGTARSKRLLSDAGSNVLIYLTGHGGDGFLKFQDSEEITNQELADAIEQMWQKQRYNELFFMIDTCQAASMYEKFYSPNILAVASSLVGEDSLSHHVDPAIGVYIIDRYTYYALEFLEKVEVNSKKTMGEFLSVCPKRVCISTVGVRKDLYPKDPYKVPITDFFGSIRPTEITSNVLNVTLSTIPEDRFEAKAISKPNPALFYEQFPSSLFV, from the exons atgtgcggagca CAAATATGCGGAAGAACAGGAAACGTCAAAAACGGAAGACGGTGTATACGAATCAAAGGAAACAACCGAAACAACACAAAAATTACACCGCCATCCATTTGTTGgtgggcaaaaaaaaaatacgaattcAAAATGCAAACCAAAGACTATTATACAAAAATTGTGGTGTTTCTCGCCGTTTTTATTATTCTGCTGAAAAATAATAGATGTACAGCCAATGAAATCGAG CTGCCGAAGCAGTTTGTGGCCAGCAGTTCCCACACCAATAACTGGGCAGTGCTGGTGGACACTTCACGCTTCTGGTTCAACTACCGCCACATTGCCAACGTTCTGTCGGTGTACCGCTCCGTCAAACGGCTGGGCATTCCGGACAGTCAGATTCTGCTGATGATTGCCGATGATATGGCGTGCAATCCGCGGAATCCCCGTCCGGCCACGGTATTTAACAACGCCAACCAGCACATCAACGTGTACGGAGCGGACGTGGAAGTGGACTACCGTGGGTACGAGGTAACGGTGGAGAATTTCGTCCGGCTGCTCACCGGACGGAACGAAAATGGGACGGCCCGGTCGAAACGGTTGCTCTCGGATGCCGGCAGCAACGTGCTGATATACCTGACCGGGCACGGAGGAGATGGATTTTTGAAGTTCCAGGACTCGGAGGAAATCACGAACCAGGAGCTTGCCGATGCGATCGAACAGATGTGGCAGAAGCAGCGGTACAATGAGCTGTTCTTCATGATTGATACCTGCCAGGCGGCGTCGATGTACGAGAAGTTTTATTCGCCGAATATTTTGGCCGTAGCTAGCAGCTTGGTGGGGGAGGATTCGCTTTCCCATCATGTCGATCCGGCGATTGGGGTGTACATCATCGATCGTTATACTTACTATGCGTTAGAGTTTCTGGAGAAGGTGGAAGTCAACAGCAAGAAAACGATGGGCGAATTT ctttCGGTGTGTCCAAAACGAGTTTGCATATCTACGGTTGGAGTACGGAAGGATCTCTATCCCAAGGATCCATACAAGGTGCCCATCACCGATTTCTTCGGCTCAATTCGGCCTACAGAAATAACGTCGAATGTATTGAATGTGACGCTTTCCACTATTCCGGAAGATCG cttTGAAGCCAAAGCAATCAGCAAACCAAATCCAGCATTGTTCTACGAACAATTTCCATCTAGTCTGTTTGTCTAG
- the LOC134204566 gene encoding putative GPI-anchor transamidase isoform X1, producing MLLEQICGRTGNVKNGRRCIRIKGNNRNNTKITPPSICWWAKKKYEFKMQTKDYYTKIVVFLAVFIILLKNNRCTANEIELPKQFVASSSHTNNWAVLVDTSRFWFNYRHIANVLSVYRSVKRLGIPDSQILLMIADDMACNPRNPRPATVFNNANQHINVYGADVEVDYRGYEVTVENFVRLLTGRNENGTARSKRLLSDAGSNVLIYLTGHGGDGFLKFQDSEEITNQELADAIEQMWQKQRYNELFFMIDTCQAASMYEKFYSPNILAVASSLVGEDSLSHHVDPAIGVYIIDRYTYYALEFLEKVEVNSKKTMGEFLSVCPKRVCISTVGVRKDLYPKDPYKVPITDFFGSIRPTEITSNVLNVTLSTIPEDRFEAKAISKPNPALFYEQFPSSLFV from the exons ATGCTACTCGAGCAAATATGCGGAAGAACAGGAAACGTCAAAAACGGAAGACGGTGTATACGAATCAAAGGAAACAACCGAAACAACACAAAAATTACACCGCCATCCATTTGTTGgtgggcaaaaaaaaaatacgaattcAAAATGCAAACCAAAGACTATTATACAAAAATTGTGGTGTTTCTCGCCGTTTTTATTATTCTGCTGAAAAATAATAGATGTACAGCCAATGAAATCGAG CTGCCGAAGCAGTTTGTGGCCAGCAGTTCCCACACCAATAACTGGGCAGTGCTGGTGGACACTTCACGCTTCTGGTTCAACTACCGCCACATTGCCAACGTTCTGTCGGTGTACCGCTCCGTCAAACGGCTGGGCATTCCGGACAGTCAGATTCTGCTGATGATTGCCGATGATATGGCGTGCAATCCGCGGAATCCCCGTCCGGCCACGGTATTTAACAACGCCAACCAGCACATCAACGTGTACGGAGCGGACGTGGAAGTGGACTACCGTGGGTACGAGGTAACGGTGGAGAATTTCGTCCGGCTGCTCACCGGACGGAACGAAAATGGGACGGCCCGGTCGAAACGGTTGCTCTCGGATGCCGGCAGCAACGTGCTGATATACCTGACCGGGCACGGAGGAGATGGATTTTTGAAGTTCCAGGACTCGGAGGAAATCACGAACCAGGAGCTTGCCGATGCGATCGAACAGATGTGGCAGAAGCAGCGGTACAATGAGCTGTTCTTCATGATTGATACCTGCCAGGCGGCGTCGATGTACGAGAAGTTTTATTCGCCGAATATTTTGGCCGTAGCTAGCAGCTTGGTGGGGGAGGATTCGCTTTCCCATCATGTCGATCCGGCGATTGGGGTGTACATCATCGATCGTTATACTTACTATGCGTTAGAGTTTCTGGAGAAGGTGGAAGTCAACAGCAAGAAAACGATGGGCGAATTT ctttCGGTGTGTCCAAAACGAGTTTGCATATCTACGGTTGGAGTACGGAAGGATCTCTATCCCAAGGATCCATACAAGGTGCCCATCACCGATTTCTTCGGCTCAATTCGGCCTACAGAAATAACGTCGAATGTATTGAATGTGACGCTTTCCACTATTCCGGAAGATCG cttTGAAGCCAAAGCAATCAGCAAACCAAATCCAGCATTGTTCTACGAACAATTTCCATCTAGTCTGTTTGTCTAG